The following proteins are co-located in the Candidatus Sulfotelmatobacter sp. genome:
- a CDS encoding aldo/keto reductase, protein MKYTRLGRTGLTVSRICLGCMSYGATSWRPWVLEEQAARPFFKRAIELGINFFDTADMYSLGVSEQITGRCLREFGKLDELVIATKVRHAMRGDAPNTVGLSRKHVVQGCEDSLGRLGIETIDLYQLHRFDPATPIEETLDALDLLVKQGKVRYIGASSTYAWKVMKALARSDARGLARFVSMQNHYNLVYREEEREMIPLCLEEGLGVIPWSPLARGLLARPAGDETARKTGDAGMANQLYDHPGDAAVVEANRAVAKSRGVSPAETALAWLLSKPGVTAPIIGATKMEHLEAAVKALDLTLSAEEIAALEKPYQPHAVRGWL, encoded by the coding sequence ATGAAATACACCAGGCTCGGCCGCACCGGTCTCACGGTTTCGCGCATCTGTCTCGGCTGCATGAGCTACGGCGCCACCTCGTGGCGGCCATGGGTGCTGGAAGAGCAGGCGGCGCGCCCGTTCTTCAAGCGCGCGATCGAGCTGGGCATCAATTTCTTCGACACCGCCGACATGTACTCGCTCGGCGTGAGCGAGCAGATCACCGGCCGGTGCCTGCGCGAGTTCGGCAAGCTCGACGAGCTGGTGATCGCCACCAAGGTGCGCCACGCGATGCGCGGCGACGCCCCCAACACCGTGGGCCTGTCGCGCAAGCACGTGGTGCAGGGCTGCGAGGACAGTCTCGGGCGGCTCGGGATCGAGACCATTGACCTCTACCAGCTCCACCGCTTCGATCCGGCGACGCCGATCGAGGAGACGCTCGATGCGCTCGATCTGCTGGTGAAGCAGGGCAAGGTGCGCTACATCGGCGCCAGCTCGACCTACGCGTGGAAGGTGATGAAGGCGCTAGCGCGCTCCGACGCGCGCGGCCTCGCGCGCTTCGTCTCGATGCAGAATCACTACAACCTGGTCTATCGCGAGGAAGAGCGCGAGATGATCCCGCTGTGCCTCGAGGAAGGCCTCGGCGTCATTCCCTGGTCACCGCTTGCGCGCGGCCTCCTGGCGCGCCCCGCGGGCGACGAAACCGCGCGCAAGACCGGCGATGCCGGCATGGCCAACCAGCTCTACGACCATCCCGGCGACGCCGCGGTGGTCGAGGCCAATCGCGCGGTGGCGAAGTCGCGCGGCGTCTCGCCGGCCGAGACCGCGCTCGCCTGGCTGCTGTCGAAGCCCGGCGTGACCGCGCCGATCATCGGCGCGACGAAGATGGAGCACCTCGAGGCCGCGGTGAAGGCGCTCGATCTCACGCTGAGCGCCGAAGAAATCGCGGCGCTCGAGAAGCCCTACCAGCCGCACGCCGTGCGCGGGTGGCTGTAG